In Drosophila nasuta strain 15112-1781.00 chromosome 2R, ASM2355853v1, whole genome shotgun sequence, a single genomic region encodes these proteins:
- the LOC132786756 gene encoding uncharacterized protein LOC132786756: MVDISASVQFNLPKAIQKWQTDLLNSFPLPAAADDQCRDTFLKDLLEPYQPSEEATGSLKSDESFEESELSDPTNWNALLYRKTTYLRKSEKRTTEPRISNIVAPDIFELMKGRFNRVTSAVGYISMLLELTNIQHRLKRFYDTCRLNVSMDKSFNIFSWSTEHYFNRFNLPNVAYLDAIDRELNRNMNCYKFRVDICEIMRLFTAVQKDVRNKRDICENSMMLIKDAQIDIDELVTTVLDLTEKEHFNVALTAIGILGRSADPGNFRKIDVHSKINHEDFVFPIEARYRLNWTQAQVDQAVIHTNKCIEQTTKELNKVKKDIEESEYLAICREASYDAQISELKHRLQEMEKTYEQRMNVLENEQTVLRHKLLDAQQTLVSNRARVGMFHVRIEEMLQFFAQQKAESRAEITKLETIKTHRKSKKKSVNGPKKKSITGKKTTKKRKSADQKSLQTELKAEIKKIPSEEVPRKSKKKTLDGSKKEIPNSQNKDKKSVSQKVVS, from the exons atggtTGACATTTCAGCTTCAGTTCAATTCAACTTACCAAAAGCTATACAAAAATGGCAAACAGATCTGTTGAATTCTTTTCCTCTaccagctgcagctgatgaTCAGTGTCGCGATACATTTCTTAAAGATCTATTGGAACCTTATCAACCATCGGAAGAGGCGACAGGCAGCTTGAAATCCGATGAGAGCTTTGAAGAGAGTGAATTGTCTGATCCAACTAATTGGAATGCGTTGCTATATCGAAAGACCACCTATCTTAGAAAATCAGAGAAAAGAACTACAGAGCCGAGAATCTCTAATATAGTTGCACCAGATATATTTGAGCTGATGAAAGGACGATTTAACCGAGTGACCAGCGCTGTGGGATACATTTCTATGCTTTTGGAACTGACGAATATTCAGCATCGCTTGAAACGATTTTATGACACGTGTCGTCTTAATGTCTCTATGGATAAATCTTTTAACATATTCAGTTGGTCGACGGAACACTATTTCAATCGCTTCAATCTGCCGAATGTGGCGTATTTGGATGCCATCGATAGGGAACTCAATCGGAATATGAATTGCTACAAGTTTCGTGTGGATATCTGTGAAATTATGCGTCTATTCACTGCAGTTCAAAAGGATGTGAGAAACAAGCGAGATATCTGTGAGAACTCCATGATGTTGATTAA GGATGCTCAAATAGATATTGATGAACTGGTGACAACTGTTTTGGATCTAACTGAAAAGGAACATTTTAATGTAGCTTTAACTGCAATTGGCATTTTGGGACGTTCAGCAGATCCTGGTAACTTTAGAAAGATAGATGTGCACTCAAAAATCAATCACGAGGATT TCGTGTTTCCAATTGAGGCGCGTTATCGTCTTAACTGGACTCAAGCGCAGGTGGATCAAGCTGTTAttcatacaaataaatgtatagag CAAACTACTAAAGAACttaataaagtgaaaaaagaCATCGAAGAAAGCGAATATTTAGCGATATGCCGTGAAGCCTCTTACGATGCACAGATTAGTGAGTTAAAACATCGCCTACAAGAAATGGAGAAAACTTATGAGCAGCGAATGAATGTCCTTGAAAACGAGCAAACAGTTTTACGACATAAATTGCTAGATGCCCAACAAACTCTTGTAAGTAACAGAGCACGTGTAGGAATGTTTCATGTTAGAATCGAGGAAATGCTTCAGTTTTttgcacaacaaaaagcagAATCCAGAGcagaaattacaaaattg gaAACTATAAAAACGCATCGCAAATCAAAGAAAAAGTCAGTGAATGGCCCTAAAAAGAAATCTATTACTggcaaaaaaacaacgaagaaaagaaaaagtgcGGATCAGAAATCACTTCAAACAGAATTAAAagcagaaattaaaaaaatt ccATCTGAAGAAGTGCCTCG